From the genome of Phyllostomus discolor isolate MPI-MPIP mPhyDis1 chromosome 12, mPhyDis1.pri.v3, whole genome shotgun sequence, one region includes:
- the LOC114510829 gene encoding zinc finger protein 226-like isoform X1, whose translation MIETSPQMEKNLGESNQSELKTAQDRAHEELSCWQIWQQIVNDLTRCQDFMINCSQFHKQGDSACEVGAGLSIQISEDENYMPNHKMDGPSDNGNPEFPTLRAQGSWRKTSLNESQNYQNNYQEISIKNKLLQYNQDVDTISWVSRCLNNYRAHRSGKPYSYNDYGRDSMKISTLDRNSVIHIGQKPYQCNDYKTFYDLSTFNIHQQVHSKEKSHVCSECGKGFCHRSVLHVHQRVHIGENSHKCDDCDKELSKSSHLQNHKQVHTVEKPFKCVECGKGFSRRSTLTVHCKLHLGEKPYNCEACGRAFTQASHFQDHQRVHTGEKPFKCDACGKSFSRNSHLQSHQRVHTGEKPYKCEECGKGFICSSNLYIHQRVHTGEKPYKCEECGKGFSRPSSLQAHQGVHTGEKSYLCKVCGKGFTLSSNLQAHQRVHTGEKPYKCDECGKSFRRNSHYQVHLVVHTGEKPYKCEVCGKGFSQSSYLQIHQKAHSVGKPYKCEECGQGFNQSSRLQIHQLIHTGEKPYKCEECGKGFSRRADLKIHCRIHTGEKPYNCEECGKVFRQASNLLAHQRVHSGEKPFKCDKCGKSFGRSSHLQAHQKVHTGEKPYKCEECGKAFKWSLNLDMHQRVHTGEKPYKCGECGKHFSQASSLQLHQSVHTGEKPYKCGACGKVFSRSSQLQSHQRVHTGEKPYKCEICGKNFSWRSNLTIHHRIHAGDKSSKSDRAGKKMRVSTQVKCFIK comes from the exons ATGATAGAGACATCACCCCAGATGGAGAAAAATTTAG GTGAGAGCAATCAAAGTGAGTTGAAGACTGCTCAAGACAGAGCACATGAAGAGCTTTCCTGCTGGCAGATCTGGCAACAAATTGTAAATGACTTAACCAGGTGTCAAGACTTCATGATAAATTGTTCACAGTTCCACAAACAAGGTGATTCCGCCTGTGAGGTTGGGGCAGGACTATCTATTCAAATTTCTGAAGATGAAAACTATATGCCAAATCATAAAATGGATGGTCCCAGTGACAATGGAAATCCAGAGTTTCCAACTTTGAGAGCCCAAGGTTCTTGGAGGAAAACCTCTTTGAATGAATCCCAGAATTATCAGAACAACTATCAagaaatttctataaaaaataaactcttacagTATAACCAGGATGTTGACACCATCAGTTGGGTATCACGTTGCCTCAATAATTACAGAGCACACAGAAGTGGAAAACCTTACAGTTACAATGATTATGGAAGAGACAGCATGAAAATTTCAACATTGGATCGGAATAGTGTGATTCATATAGGGCAAAAACCTTACCAGTGTAATGACTATAAAACCTTCTATGATCTCTCCACCTTCAATATTCATCAGCAAGTACACTCAAAAGAGAAGTCGCATGTATGTAGTGAGTGTGGAAAAGGCTTCTGTCATAGATCAGTTCTTCATgttcatcagagagttcacataGGAGAAAACAGCCATAAGTGTGATGATTGTGATAAGGAATTAAGTAAGAGCTCACATctgcaaaatcataagcaagtCCACACTGTAGAGAAACCATTCAAATGTGTGGAATGTGGGAAAGGCTTCAGTCGTAGATCTACGCTTACTGTTCATTGTAAATTACATTTGGGAGAGAAACCATATAATTGTGAGGCATGTGGGAGGGCCTTCACTCAGGCCTCTCATTTTCAGGACCATCAGAGAgtccacactggggagaaaccaTTCAAATGTGATGCATGTGGGAAGAGCTTCAGCAGGAATTCACATCTTCAGTCCCATCAGAGAGTCCATACAGGAGAAAAACCTTACAAATgtgaggagtgtgggaagggcttCATTTGTAGCTCAAATCTATACATTCATCAGAGGGtccacacaggagaaaaaccctACAAATGTGAGGAATGTGGTAAAGGCTTTAGTCGGCCCTCAAGTCTCCAGGCCCATCAGGgagtccacactggagagaaatcTTACCTATGTAAAGTGTGTGGTAAAGGCTTTACTCTGAGTTCAAATCTTCAAGCACATCAGAgagtccacactggagagaaaccataCAAATGTGATGAGTGTGGGAAGAGCTTCAGGAGGAACTCCCATTACCAAGTTCATCTTGTGGtccacacaggagaaaaaccctATAAGTGTGAGGTATGTGGGAAGGGTTTCAGTCAGAGTTCATATCTTCAGATCCATCAGAAGGCTCACAGCGTAGGAAAACCTTACAAGTGTGAAGAGTGCGGGCAGGGCTTCAATCAGAGCTCACGACTGCAGATTCACCAGCTGATACACACTGGGGAGAAACCATACAAATGTGAAGAGTGTGGGAAGGGGTTCAGTCGTAGAGCAGACCTTAAAATTCATTGTAGAatccacacaggagagaaaccataTAATTGTGAGGAATGTGGGAAGGTCTTTAGGCAGGCCTCAAATCTTTTGGCCCATCAGAGAGTCCACAGCGGAGAAAAGCCATTCAAATGTGACAAGTGTGGGAAGAGCTTTGGTCGGAGTTCACACCTTCAAGCCCATCAAAAagtccacactggggagaagccatacAAATGTGaggagtgtgggaaggccttcaaGTGGAGCTTGAATCTTGACATGCATCAGAGGgtccacacaggagagaagccaTATAAGTGTGGGGAGTGTGGTAAGCACTTCAGTCAGGCCTCGAGTCTTCAACTTCATCAGAGtgtccacactggagagaagccataCAAATGTGGTGCATGTGGTAAAGTCTTCAGTCGCTCTTCACAGCTACAATCTCATCAGAGAgtccacactggggagaaacctTACAAGTGTGAGATATGTGGTAAGAACTTCAGTTGGCGATCAAATCTTACAATTCATCATAGAATCCATGCTGGTGATAAATCCTCTAAAAGTGACAGAGCTGGTAAGAAAATGAGAGTGTCCACACaggtaaaatgttttataaaatga